In Mastigocladopsis repens PCC 10914, a single window of DNA contains:
- a CDS encoding S1 RNA-binding domain-containing protein, protein MDSEAKFSQKADSSFTMDDFAKALEKHDYQFQKGQVVHGRVFQLDPDGAYVDIAGKSSAFVPRDEASLRAVTDLSEVLPLNEELEFVIIRDQDAEGQVTLSRRQLEINHVWERLAQMQENSQTTQVRVLNVNKGGVTVNVLGLRGFIPRSHLVERDNLEALKGQSLAAGFLEVNRSNNKLILSQRIATRSASFSKLEVGQLVFGKVTGFKPFGVFVDLDGTSALLHIKQVSQKFIENLEKVFQVGQVIKALIIDLDEGKGRVALSTRVLENFPGEMLENMDEVMASAEARAERARKKSE, encoded by the coding sequence ATGGATTCCGAAGCGAAATTTTCTCAAAAAGCCGATTCGTCTTTTACAATGGACGACTTTGCCAAAGCACTGGAAAAACACGATTACCAGTTTCAAAAGGGACAGGTGGTACACGGCAGGGTATTCCAACTTGACCCGGATGGGGCTTATGTCGATATTGCTGGCAAGTCGTCGGCGTTTGTCCCTCGCGATGAGGCTTCTTTGAGAGCAGTAACCGATTTGTCGGAGGTGCTGCCATTAAATGAGGAATTAGAGTTCGTAATCATCAGAGATCAGGATGCAGAAGGTCAAGTCACCCTTTCGCGACGGCAACTAGAAATTAATCACGTTTGGGAGCGCCTAGCGCAAATGCAGGAGAATTCTCAAACAACGCAAGTGCGGGTCTTAAATGTCAATAAAGGTGGTGTAACTGTCAATGTTCTGGGTTTGCGAGGATTTATTCCGCGATCGCACTTGGTTGAACGAGATAATTTAGAAGCACTCAAGGGTCAATCTCTGGCTGCTGGCTTTCTGGAAGTTAACCGCAGCAACAATAAACTTATTCTTTCGCAGCGCATAGCAACTCGTTCTGCTAGCTTTAGTAAGTTGGAAGTTGGTCAGCTGGTGTTCGGGAAAGTGACTGGTTTCAAACCCTTTGGCGTATTTGTAGATTTAGATGGTACAAGCGCTTTACTCCATATTAAGCAGGTGAGCCAGAAATTTATTGAAAATCTAGAAAAAGTGTTTCAAGTCGGTCAGGTGATTAAAGCTTTAATTATAGACTTGGATGAAGGCAAAGGTCGGGTCGCTCTTTCCACCAGAGTTCTGGAAAATTTCCCAGGCGAGATGCTAGAAAATATGGACGAAGTCATGGCATCAGCCGAGGCGCGTGCAGAACGAGCAAGGAAGAAGTCGGAATAA
- a CDS encoding TIGR04168 family protein: MTSQKTNSKHLKIAVVGDVHDQWEEEDGIALKHLGVDLVLFVGDFGNESVEVVRAIASLDIPKAAVMGNHDAWYTATDWGRKKCPYDRTKEDWVQQQLDLLGEAHVGYGKLDFPDLNLTVVGGRPFSWGGPEWKYTDFYQKWYGVTSFEESTARIVSAAKSAAYQTIIFLGHNGPTGLGDRPEDPCGKDWHPIGGDFGDADLGEAISQTITAGKTIPLVTFGHMHHSLRHTKKEPRKRIFRSPEGIIYLNAASVPRIVEHGNHKQRNFSIVLLEGGVVSQVSLVWVRKDFTVTSEEIFYQQPSPVVQPA, from the coding sequence ATGACCAGTCAGAAAACAAACTCAAAACATTTGAAAATTGCTGTAGTCGGAGATGTTCACGACCAATGGGAAGAAGAAGATGGCATTGCACTTAAGCATCTGGGTGTTGACTTAGTTTTGTTTGTCGGGGATTTTGGCAATGAGTCGGTGGAGGTGGTAAGAGCGATCGCATCCCTCGACATTCCCAAAGCAGCAGTGATGGGAAACCACGATGCCTGGTACACTGCCACAGACTGGGGACGTAAGAAATGCCCCTACGACCGCACCAAGGAAGACTGGGTACAGCAGCAGCTGGATTTACTGGGCGAAGCCCATGTCGGTTACGGTAAGCTAGATTTTCCGGATCTGAATTTAACGGTTGTTGGAGGTCGTCCCTTTAGCTGGGGTGGACCAGAGTGGAAATATACTGATTTCTACCAAAAATGGTATGGAGTGACCAGTTTTGAAGAGTCCACAGCTCGCATTGTGTCAGCAGCTAAGAGTGCGGCTTACCAGACGATAATTTTTCTAGGTCACAACGGTCCCACTGGGTTGGGCGATCGCCCAGAAGACCCCTGCGGTAAAGATTGGCATCCCATAGGCGGCGACTTTGGCGACGCGGATTTAGGAGAGGCGATATCTCAGACCATCACGGCTGGTAAAACTATTCCCCTCGTCACATTTGGTCATATGCACCACAGTCTGCGACACACAAAGAAAGAACCGCGAAAGCGCATCTTTAGAAGTCCTGAGGGGATAATTTACTTGAACGCCGCAAGTGTACCCAGGATTGTGGAACATGGCAACCATAAGCAGCGTAACTTCTCGATTGTCCTGCTAGAAGGTGGTGTCGTTTCCCAAGTGTCTCTCGTCTGGGTTAGAAAGGATTTCACTGTCACTTCTGAGGAAATTTTTTATCAACAACCCAGTCCAGTAGTGCAACCTGCGTAG
- a CDS encoding DNA cytosine methyltransferase has translation MYKQLDLFELPYLEPKVQEPITTTKTVIELFAGAGGLALGLEKAGLAAKALIEIDKDAVATLQHNRPEWNVIHADVSKVSYAGMSAEVVTGGFPCQAFSYAGKGLGFEDTRGTLFYEFARCLKEVQPKLFLAENVRGLISHQKGKTLKTVLSVLESLGYNVQYRLLNAVNYDVPQKRERVIIVGTRPDIRFHYPAPSSKILTLRDALKDVPPSEGMKYSPKRSQVLELVPPGGCWRDLPEDIQKSYMMKSYYLTGGRTGMARRISWDEPSLTLTTSPSQKQTERCHPEETRPFTVREYARIQTFPDDWQFMGGVGSKYKQIGNAVPVNFAYHLGRAIVNMLASASH, from the coding sequence ATGTATAAACAGCTAGATTTGTTTGAACTACCCTACCTGGAACCAAAGGTTCAAGAACCTATCACAACTACAAAAACCGTTATTGAGTTATTTGCTGGGGCTGGTGGTTTGGCACTTGGTTTAGAAAAAGCTGGACTGGCAGCCAAAGCACTAATTGAAATTGACAAAGATGCAGTAGCAACACTTCAGCATAACCGTCCAGAATGGAATGTAATTCATGCTGATGTGTCTAAAGTCTCCTATGCAGGCATGAGTGCAGAGGTTGTAACTGGAGGTTTTCCTTGCCAAGCTTTCAGCTATGCAGGTAAAGGTTTAGGGTTTGAAGATACTCGTGGAACCTTATTTTATGAATTTGCCCGTTGTCTTAAAGAGGTACAACCTAAACTATTTCTGGCTGAAAATGTCAGAGGTTTAATAAGTCATCAGAAAGGAAAAACACTGAAAACAGTTCTATCTGTTCTGGAATCTCTTGGTTATAACGTCCAGTATCGTTTACTAAATGCAGTTAACTATGACGTTCCTCAAAAGCGAGAAAGAGTCATCATTGTTGGAACTCGTCCAGATATTCGCTTTCACTACCCTGCTCCTTCTTCTAAAATTCTGACTTTGAGAGATGCCTTGAAAGATGTTCCACCTTCTGAAGGTATGAAATATAGTCCAAAGAGATCTCAAGTTTTAGAATTAGTCCCACCAGGCGGCTGCTGGCGAGATTTACCTGAAGATATTCAAAAAAGCTACATGATGAAAAGCTACTATCTTACAGGTGGACGTACTGGCATGGCACGTAGAATTTCTTGGGATGAGCCAAGTCTAACTCTGACTACTTCTCCCTCACAAAAACAAACGGAACGCTGTCATCCAGAAGAAACTAGACCTTTTACAGTAAGGGAGTATGCCCGAATTCAAACTTTTCCCGATGATTGGCAATTTATGGGTGGTGTAGGCTCCAAATATAAACAAATTGGTAATGCAGTTCCTGTAAATTTTGCTTATCACCTAGGAAGAGCTATAGTTAACATGCTAGCAAGTGCATCCCATTGA
- a CDS encoding Eco47II family restriction endonuclease: MSYLSYIADDDLKSAVKIVVDCILETQQKAEEAMHKNVIDPFSAIFDGAVQGFDLDDWLKKERARQSQKTVQNQIGYFHQNILGSIPGWRVLPQGFDICNDTRQIFAEIKNKYNTVKGSDKFGIYDYLSSRLNEPDYQGFTAYYVEIIPSRRQPYDRAFTPSDRTTATKRPLNEKIRQISGQAFYNLATGVPGALSMLFNVLPDVIGEVSGLDRLSEQQQASYRTIFDRAY, from the coding sequence ATGAGTTATCTTTCCTATATAGCCGATGATGACCTTAAATCTGCCGTCAAAATAGTTGTTGACTGTATTCTTGAAACTCAACAAAAAGCTGAAGAAGCAATGCATAAAAATGTTATAGATCCGTTTTCAGCTATTTTTGATGGTGCTGTGCAAGGTTTTGACTTAGATGATTGGCTCAAAAAGGAAAGAGCTAGACAAAGTCAAAAAACTGTACAAAATCAAATAGGTTATTTTCACCAGAATATTTTAGGTAGTATTCCTGGCTGGAGAGTACTTCCTCAAGGATTCGATATCTGTAACGATACAAGGCAAATTTTTGCCGAAATTAAAAATAAATATAACACGGTTAAAGGAAGCGATAAATTTGGAATATACGATTATTTATCAAGCCGCTTAAACGAACCAGATTATCAAGGTTTTACAGCATACTATGTAGAAATTATTCCTAGTAGGAGACAACCTTACGATAGAGCTTTTACTCCTTCAGATAGGACTACTGCTACAAAAAGACCTTTAAATGAAAAAATCAGACAGATCAGCGGTCAAGCATTTTACAACCTGGCAACTGGTGTGCCAGGAGCATTAAGTATGCTTTTTAATGTATTACCAGACGTGATCGGTGAAGTTTCCGGACTTGATAGACTCAGTGAACAACAGCAAGCAAGCTATAGAACCATATTTGATAGAGCTTACTGA
- a CDS encoding PIN domain-containing protein → MYAAAEVQADLASLKVFLLHVVSMADLMADAVAIALVYICAYDASYVPLSQQVGATLTDSRPASG, encoded by the coding sequence ATGTACGCTGCTGCTGAAGTTCAGGCAGATTTAGCTAGTCTTAAAGTTTTCCTGTTGCATGTTGTCTCAATGGCTGACTTGATGGCAGATGCTGTTGCGATCGCCTTGGTTTATATTTGCGCCTATGATGCTTCTTATGTTCCCCTTTCACAGCAGGTTGGTGCTACCCTTACTGACTCTAGACCAGCATCTGGCTAG
- the nadA gene encoding quinolinate synthase NadA, whose protein sequence is MFTTALAQREKTEQGDLPLDLFAAIETLKKELNAVILAHYYQEPDIQDIADFIGDSLQLAKTAAHTNADVIVFAGVHFMAETAKILNPDKLVLLPDLNAGCSLADSCPPEAFAAFKASHPDHLVVSYINCSADIKAMSDIICTSSNAVKIVQQIPKEQSIIFAPDRNLGQYVMEKTGRDLVLWQGSCVVHETFSEKKIVQLKIAHPEAEAIAHPECETSVLRHASFIGSTAALLKYCQESPAQEFIVATEPGIIHQMQKLAPHKRFIPAPPLNNCACNECPFMRLNTVEKLYLAMKNRTPEITMSEEIRLAALRPMQRMLEMSV, encoded by the coding sequence GTGTTTACGACTGCACTTGCTCAACGAGAAAAAACCGAACAGGGTGATCTACCACTGGATTTATTTGCAGCCATTGAGACTCTTAAAAAAGAACTCAATGCGGTTATCCTGGCACATTACTATCAAGAACCGGATATTCAAGATATCGCAGACTTTATTGGAGATTCGCTACAACTGGCAAAAACAGCAGCTCATACAAATGCAGATGTGATTGTCTTTGCTGGTGTCCACTTCATGGCAGAAACAGCAAAGATTCTCAATCCTGACAAATTGGTTCTTTTACCAGATTTAAATGCTGGTTGTTCTTTAGCCGATAGTTGTCCTCCAGAGGCGTTTGCAGCTTTTAAAGCGTCACACCCAGACCATTTGGTGGTTTCTTACATCAACTGCTCTGCTGACATTAAGGCAATGAGCGATATTATTTGCACTAGTTCCAACGCTGTCAAAATTGTGCAGCAGATACCAAAGGAACAGTCGATTATTTTTGCCCCAGACCGAAATTTGGGGCAGTATGTCATGGAAAAAACTGGGCGAGATTTGGTATTGTGGCAAGGTAGCTGTGTTGTCCATGAAACCTTTTCAGAAAAGAAAATTGTACAGTTAAAAATTGCACACCCAGAAGCAGAGGCGATCGCCCACCCAGAATGTGAAACTAGTGTATTGCGCCACGCGAGTTTTATCGGCTCTACAGCGGCTCTACTCAAATATTGCCAAGAAAGTCCGGCTCAAGAATTTATCGTAGCTACGGAACCAGGAATTATTCACCAAATGCAAAAACTAGCGCCGCACAAACGCTTTATACCTGCACCGCCGCTGAATAACTGCGCTTGCAACGAGTGTCCTTTTATGCGGTTAAATACAGTAGAAAAACTGTATTTGGCAATGAAAAATCGCACACCGGAAATTACTATGTCTGAGGAGATACGGTTGGCAGCTTTGCGTCCAATGCAACGGATGTTGGAGATGAGTGTTTAG
- a CDS encoding dienelactone hydrolase family protein has translation MAERAIHTTTVKLSQDDVQIGAYLAQPSEEGSYPGIVVLQEIFGVNFHIRDVTERIAREGYLAIAPALFQRVAPGFETGYTPEDIEVGKKYAWEQTKASELLSDIQQSINYLKTLPNVKQDGCGCIGFCFGGHVAYLAATLADIKATASFYGAAIPTGTPGGGHPTIIRTPDIQGTLYAFFGMEDASIPVEHIDQIERELEKYNIPHRVFRYDGADHGFFCDQRASYNSIAADDAWEQVKQLFGQL, from the coding sequence ATGGCAGAGCGAGCAATACATACCACAACAGTTAAACTTTCGCAAGATGATGTGCAAATTGGTGCATACCTAGCGCAGCCGTCTGAAGAAGGTTCTTACCCAGGAATTGTGGTACTGCAAGAGATTTTTGGAGTCAACTTCCATATCCGGGATGTGACAGAACGTATTGCCCGCGAAGGTTATTTAGCAATTGCGCCTGCACTCTTCCAAAGAGTTGCCCCTGGATTTGAAACCGGCTACACCCCGGAAGATATAGAAGTGGGTAAAAAATACGCATGGGAGCAAACAAAGGCTTCAGAATTATTGAGCGACATTCAACAATCGATTAACTATCTAAAAACTTTACCAAATGTGAAGCAAGATGGCTGCGGTTGCATCGGCTTTTGTTTTGGTGGTCATGTCGCCTATCTTGCTGCCACCCTGGCAGATATCAAAGCCACTGCTTCCTTCTACGGCGCGGCGATTCCTACCGGTACGCCAGGAGGTGGTCATCCCACCATTATTCGCACCCCCGACATTCAAGGCACTCTCTATGCCTTTTTTGGTATGGAAGACGCGAGCATTCCAGTGGAACATATAGACCAGATTGAGCGAGAGTTAGAAAAATACAACATTCCTCATCGTGTGTTTCGCTACGATGGAGCTGACCACGGATTTTTCTGCGACCAACGCGCCAGCTATAATTCTATAGCCGCAGATGATGCTTGGGAGCAGGTAAAACAACTGTTTGGACAACTATAA
- a CDS encoding DEAD/DEAH box helicase yields the protein MDRGNEEQSSKFITTEPLKVSSEAGEQKVWDAVKSAFSDRNCIGYWRYPIFSKVGEIRKEPDILITDREFGLVVIEVLPVTIDQIVTINDGIWQLQNYHTAEANPDGRAEHQLRALIAYSDRERAIWRRVTGRAMVALPLITQEQWQQKGFDQLPNSPPLIFQEQLGKMGCTERIQQIPPAISGESLEDKDWELLLSVIGGTPVLRKAPRATISTTGKTRASIMDSLRQRLYEIDLQQEHIGKEIPPGPQRIRGIAGSGKTVLLCQKAAHMHLKHPDWDIALVFFTRSLYDLMIGLLDQWIRRFSGGELLYDPRTNLKLRVLHAWGAKDNPGLYSTICDNHGKRRGTVGDTKERQPNRGLADLCKRLQEEIKIEPMFDAILIDEGQDLVTEDNLKYEDKQAIYWLAYQALRPVNEEKPEERRLIWAYDEAQSLDSIAVPKAKEVFGENLSNLLSKQPQYPGGIKRSEVMRRCYRTPGPILTAAHAIGMGLLRTEGMLAGITNKDDWNRIGYEVKGDFRRLGKPITVHRPPLYSPNPIPEIWGTPVLEFQTYGSRQEELTALAENIMHNIVHDGLNPSRDILVVVLGSTSEAIELETEVAGFLMDQDIDVYVPTALKLNDLVPQWPNHDPDKFWHDGGVTVSRINRAKGHEADMVYVVGFDNVARNESDVNCRNQLFVALTRARGWASLSGVGNYPMYDEMRQVITSGDSFTFTYKRPPKRDIGDGEAV from the coding sequence ATGGATCGTGGTAACGAAGAACAAAGTAGCAAATTTATCACTACTGAACCGTTAAAAGTTAGCAGCGAAGCGGGTGAGCAAAAAGTTTGGGATGCTGTTAAGAGTGCTTTTTCTGATAGAAATTGTATCGGATACTGGCGCTATCCGATTTTCTCGAAAGTGGGAGAGATTCGTAAGGAACCTGATATCCTCATCACTGATAGAGAATTTGGTTTAGTGGTTATTGAAGTACTGCCAGTCACGATTGACCAAATCGTGACTATTAATGATGGTATTTGGCAGTTGCAAAACTATCACACCGCAGAAGCTAACCCTGACGGGCGAGCCGAACACCAACTACGAGCATTGATTGCATATAGCGATCGCGAAAGAGCTATCTGGCGCAGAGTTACCGGACGAGCTATGGTTGCATTACCTCTCATTACTCAAGAACAATGGCAACAAAAAGGCTTTGACCAATTACCCAACTCTCCTCCTTTGATTTTCCAAGAGCAGTTGGGCAAGATGGGTTGCACGGAACGTATTCAACAAATCCCTCCTGCAATTTCAGGAGAAAGCCTGGAAGATAAAGATTGGGAATTGTTATTGTCAGTGATTGGCGGGACACCTGTACTTCGCAAAGCTCCTCGCGCTACAATCTCCACCACAGGCAAAACCCGCGCCAGTATCATGGACAGTTTGCGGCAAAGGCTATATGAAATAGATTTACAGCAAGAACACATAGGAAAAGAAATTCCCCCAGGACCTCAGCGAATTCGCGGTATCGCAGGTTCAGGTAAGACAGTACTGCTGTGTCAAAAAGCTGCTCATATGCACCTCAAGCATCCAGACTGGGATATTGCCTTGGTGTTTTTCACGCGATCGCTCTACGATTTGATGATTGGGTTGCTGGATCAATGGATACGCCGCTTCAGTGGTGGTGAGTTGCTGTATGACCCAAGGACAAATCTCAAACTGCGAGTGCTTCATGCGTGGGGAGCAAAAGACAATCCAGGTTTGTACAGCACGATCTGCGACAACCACGGTAAAAGACGCGGGACGGTTGGAGATACAAAAGAAAGACAACCTAACCGAGGTTTGGCAGACTTATGTAAACGGCTACAGGAAGAGATAAAGATTGAACCTATGTTCGACGCCATCTTGATTGATGAAGGTCAAGATTTAGTCACTGAAGATAATTTGAAATATGAGGATAAGCAGGCAATCTACTGGTTAGCTTATCAAGCGTTGCGACCTGTGAATGAGGAAAAACCAGAGGAACGGCGCTTAATTTGGGCATACGATGAAGCACAAAGTCTTGATAGTATAGCAGTGCCAAAAGCGAAAGAGGTATTTGGCGAGAATTTGAGCAATCTTTTGAGCAAGCAACCACAATATCCAGGCGGTATCAAACGTTCTGAGGTGATGCGCCGTTGTTACCGCACACCTGGACCAATTCTCACAGCGGCTCACGCCATTGGTATGGGTTTACTACGCACTGAGGGAATGCTTGCAGGTATCACAAACAAAGATGATTGGAACAGAATTGGTTACGAAGTCAAGGGAGACTTTCGGCGTCTCGGTAAACCAATAACTGTCCATCGACCACCGCTATATTCACCCAATCCGATTCCAGAAATTTGGGGGACACCTGTATTAGAATTTCAAACTTATGGTTCTCGCCAGGAAGAATTGACAGCTTTGGCTGAGAATATTATGCATAACATTGTCCATGATGGTCTCAATCCCAGCCGCGATATTTTAGTGGTAGTTTTAGGCTCTACTTCCGAGGCGATAGAGTTGGAAACTGAAGTCGCTGGTTTCTTGATGGATCAGGATATTGATGTTTATGTTCCCACTGCTTTGAAGTTAAATGATTTAGTTCCCCAATGGCCCAACCATGACCCAGACAAATTCTGGCACGATGGGGGAGTCACGGTTTCTCGTATCAATCGTGCCAAGGGACATGAAGCCGATATGGTCTATGTGGTTGGCTTTGATAATGTCGCTCGCAATGAAAGTGATGTGAATTGTCGCAACCAATTGTTTGTCGCTTTAACCCGGGCGCGGGGTTGGGCAAGTCTGAGTGGTGTCGGCAATTATCCAATGTATGATGAGATGCGGCAAGTCATTACGAGTGGTGACTCTTTCACGTTTACCTACAAGCGCCCACCAAAACGCGATATTGGTGATGGGGAAGCAGTTTAA